The Polyangium mundeleinium genome contains the following window.
GATCACCATCGAGACCCTGGAGCGCATCGCGCGCGGGCTCGATCTGCTCGCCATGGACCTGTGCACGTTTCCCGAGGACGACGAGCGTGCGCGCATCGCGGACCTCGTTCGGAGGGTGCCGAAGAAGGAGCTGCCGAAACTACGGCGTGAACTCGCGGCGCGCAGCGCTGGCAAGTCGTGAGGGGTGGCCTCGTTCTTCGGCACGGTTGCATACGCCTACATTGTCCTACTCTTCTCGAGCAGAGGGTCGAATTCCTCGGTCGACGCTC
Protein-coding sequences here:
- a CDS encoding helix-turn-helix domain-containing protein, translated to MPRRTTPSPGAAKVGARIRDLRLERGLSLQQVAEAGQLSKGHLSSIEHGLAAITIETLERIARGLDLLAMDLCTFPEDDERARIADLVRRVPKKELPKLRRELAARSAGKS